From Micromonospora rhizosphaerae, the proteins below share one genomic window:
- a CDS encoding PaaX family transcriptional regulator yields MTSATGRSGMESGFGDVQPRQLIVTIFGLYARAEHNWLSVASLVRLMSDIGIDGPAVRSSVSRLKRRDTLRSMRLDGAVGYALSPSMLEVLQEGDARIFARRRATLDDGWVLVVFSVPETERDKRHELRTWLTRLGFGTAEPGVWIAPGNLAHEVKEVLVRRGLDTYVDIFRGNHVAFDDLKSKVKLWWDLGDLSAQYARFIDHYRPLAQRLAKKSVSDSQAFHEYIPLLTAWRRLPYLDPGLPLELLPARWNGVTAGEIFNELHSRLDESARRHAVGVIHG; encoded by the coding sequence ATGACGAGCGCTACGGGCAGATCTGGCATGGAGTCCGGCTTCGGTGACGTCCAGCCACGACAGCTGATCGTCACCATTTTCGGCTTGTATGCGCGGGCCGAGCACAACTGGCTCTCAGTCGCCTCGCTGGTGCGGTTGATGTCCGACATCGGCATCGACGGCCCGGCTGTGCGTTCGTCGGTCTCCCGACTCAAGCGCCGCGACACTCTGCGAAGCATGAGGCTCGATGGCGCGGTCGGGTATGCACTATCGCCGTCAATGCTTGAAGTGCTACAGGAGGGCGATGCGCGTATCTTTGCACGGCGCAGGGCGACTCTCGATGACGGCTGGGTGCTAGTGGTGTTTTCGGTCCCCGAGACCGAGCGCGACAAGCGGCACGAGTTGCGAACGTGGCTGACCCGGCTGGGCTTTGGTACCGCTGAGCCCGGTGTCTGGATTGCGCCGGGCAACCTAGCGCATGAGGTCAAGGAAGTCCTCGTTCGGCGCGGGCTGGATACGTACGTGGATATCTTTCGGGGCAACCATGTTGCCTTCGACGATCTGAAGTCGAAGGTCAAACTGTGGTGGGATCTCGGCGATCTGTCAGCGCAGTATGCGCGGTTTATCGACCACTACCGTCCGCTGGCGCAGCGCTTGGCAAAGAAATCGGTCAGTGATAGCCAGGCATTCCACGAGTATATTCCGCTGTTGACTGCCTGGCGGCGGTTGCCGTATCTTGATCCAGGCCTGCCGTTGGAACTGCTACCCGCCCGCTGGAATGGCGTCACCGCAGGTGAGATCTTCAACGAGCTGCATTCAAGACTCGACGAATCTGCGCGACGACACGCAGTCGGAGTGATCCATGGCTGA
- a CDS encoding amino acid permease, with protein sequence MTSTPDLARDTGLHRRLTRRQLTMIGIGGAIGTGLFLGSTLAISKAGPAVILAYVACGLVALVIAYALAEMTVVHPTAGAFGAIAHKYLGRWAGFVLRWTYWSMQVIAIGGEVIAAGIYVHYWWPKLPLALMVGVFAVVVLAINSAAVKIFGELEYWFAMIKVTAISVFIVLGVIIIFFGLPHHPSTNFSNLTNHGGFMPNGLSGVATAMVFVLFSYIGTEVVSVTAAESENPERDVPRAARSMILRLGLFYILAILVVVAVVPWTVTAQGGALDASPFVKVFSAAGIPAAAGLMNFVVLTAALSSANTNLYLTTRMMHSLALHRYAPRWTGRVTAAGVPRNALVVSAVGLLIAVILSWSSNSQAYLILFGISVFAAIVVWLLILATHIAFRARRKRDGLPPSPVQLWGAPVTTAVTAVFLVGVLVSTFYIDGLDPAWKFGIPFFAFLLIAFVITNSRRKGDPSADATGEEESSAALVS encoded by the coding sequence TCAGTAAGGCAGGACCGGCGGTCATCCTCGCATATGTCGCATGTGGCCTAGTCGCGCTGGTGATTGCCTACGCGCTCGCTGAGATGACAGTCGTGCACCCGACCGCAGGTGCCTTCGGGGCGATCGCGCACAAGTATTTGGGCCGCTGGGCGGGGTTCGTCCTACGCTGGACCTACTGGTCAATGCAGGTGATTGCGATCGGCGGCGAGGTCATCGCCGCGGGCATCTACGTCCATTATTGGTGGCCAAAGCTGCCGCTTGCGTTGATGGTCGGCGTGTTCGCTGTCGTCGTCCTAGCCATCAACAGTGCGGCGGTCAAGATCTTCGGAGAGCTCGAGTACTGGTTCGCGATGATCAAGGTCACCGCGATCAGTGTCTTCATCGTGCTCGGCGTGATCATCATCTTCTTCGGGTTGCCGCATCACCCGTCTACCAACTTCAGCAACCTGACCAACCACGGTGGCTTCATGCCCAACGGTCTTTCCGGCGTGGCAACCGCGATGGTCTTCGTGCTGTTCAGCTACATCGGAACCGAGGTCGTCTCGGTGACGGCGGCAGAGTCGGAGAACCCAGAACGGGACGTGCCCCGCGCGGCTCGCTCGATGATCCTGCGGCTCGGGCTGTTCTACATTCTGGCGATTCTCGTTGTCGTCGCGGTCGTTCCGTGGACGGTCACCGCTCAGGGTGGGGCGCTTGATGCCAGCCCGTTCGTCAAGGTGTTCTCCGCGGCCGGCATTCCTGCAGCCGCGGGACTGATGAACTTCGTGGTCTTGACCGCGGCGTTGTCCAGCGCCAACACCAACCTGTACCTGACCACGAGGATGATGCACTCACTCGCGCTGCACCGGTATGCTCCGCGCTGGACCGGACGGGTCACTGCGGCTGGCGTGCCGCGTAACGCGTTGGTGGTTTCAGCCGTCGGACTGCTCATTGCGGTGATCCTGTCCTGGAGCTCGAACTCGCAGGCCTACCTAATTCTGTTCGGCATCTCGGTGTTCGCCGCGATCGTCGTGTGGCTGCTCATCCTGGCTACGCACATCGCATTCCGTGCCAGGCGCAAGCGTGACGGTCTGCCGCCTTCGCCTGTGCAACTGTGGGGTGCGCCGGTGACCACGGCGGTCACGGCGGTCTTCCTTGTCGGCGTGCTGGTTTCGACGTTCTACATCGACGGACTCGATCCGGCCTGGAAGTTCGGTATTCCGTTCTTCGCGTTCCTCCTGATCGCATTCGTGATCACCAACTCGCGGCGGAAGGGGGATCCGAGCGCTGACGCCACCGGTGAGGAGGAGAGCTCGGCGGCGTTGGTGAGCTGA
- a CDS encoding aminotransferase class V-fold PLP-dependent enzyme: MTASASTFPVDSIRHRFRVFDNVVYLNSCSQGALSDSVRHAYTEYLDGLEREGSLWGHWVDRLERVRVAIATLLNATPAEVAVTTSASAGVSALASAIDFTAGRNKVVTTDLEFPTIGQIWHAQESRGANVVHVPAEADNTISLEKLAQEVDEQTAIVSVTQICYRNGARNDLAPIIERAHAKGALVLVDVYQAIGAIPMDVAELDADFIVGGCLKYLLGSPGVGFFYARAGKTDHLCPTTVGWFGARDIFAMNIHSYDPALDARRFESGTPAVPSLYAAAAGIEVMLEIGVERTQAHVEGLLTQLREGVTAIGGKIATPERLHGPMLAVQTTDEHAYVEALEKESVIVSSRDGNVRISPHCYNNASDIDAVIAALDKHRDLLR; this comes from the coding sequence TTGACCGCTTCAGCTTCCACGTTTCCTGTCGATTCGATTCGGCACCGCTTTCGGGTTTTCGACAATGTTGTCTATCTGAACTCCTGCTCCCAGGGCGCGCTGTCGGACTCGGTGCGACACGCCTACACCGAGTATCTCGACGGACTCGAGCGGGAGGGATCGCTGTGGGGCCACTGGGTCGATCGACTGGAGCGGGTGCGCGTTGCAATCGCCACGCTGCTGAACGCGACGCCTGCCGAGGTCGCGGTGACGACGTCGGCATCAGCCGGTGTCAGCGCGCTGGCCAGCGCGATCGACTTCACCGCCGGCCGGAACAAGGTCGTCACCACCGACCTTGAGTTCCCGACGATCGGTCAGATCTGGCACGCGCAGGAGAGTCGGGGCGCGAACGTCGTGCACGTTCCCGCTGAGGCCGACAACACGATCTCGCTGGAGAAGTTAGCCCAAGAGGTTGACGAACAGACCGCGATCGTCTCGGTCACCCAGATTTGCTACCGCAACGGTGCTCGGAACGACCTCGCTCCGATCATCGAACGCGCGCACGCGAAAGGTGCCTTGGTACTCGTTGACGTCTATCAGGCGATCGGCGCCATCCCGATGGATGTTGCTGAGTTGGACGCAGACTTCATCGTCGGCGGATGCCTGAAGTATCTGCTCGGATCGCCCGGTGTTGGCTTCTTCTATGCGCGGGCAGGCAAGACCGACCACCTGTGTCCGACCACAGTGGGCTGGTTCGGCGCTCGGGACATCTTTGCCATGAACATCCACTCCTACGATCCGGCGCTGGACGCGCGGAGGTTTGAATCCGGCACGCCCGCGGTGCCGAGCTTGTACGCGGCTGCCGCTGGCATCGAGGTGATGCTTGAGATCGGTGTCGAGCGCACGCAGGCGCACGTCGAGGGACTGCTGACTCAGCTGCGCGAGGGTGTCACAGCTATCGGCGGCAAGATCGCCACACCCGAGCGGCTGCACGGTCCGATGCTTGCCGTGCAGACGACCGATGAGCACGCCTACGTCGAGGCACTGGAGAAGGAAAGCGTCATCGTCAGCTCTCGCGATGGCAACGTCCGCATCTCGCCGCACTGCTACAACAACGCCTCGGACATCGATGCGGTGATTGCCGCTTTGGATAAGCACCGCGATCTCCTGCGCTGA
- a CDS encoding cupin domain-containing protein: protein MREGLVRTEHDVTAYRSPGDSVSEACLVDGAGYAEAMTQRMMRWTRGRCRARVDSRNDQLIYVLSGRGHLYAGEQAAILGAGTAAFVPAGESWVVEVEGADDLLASCASVPAPPGPSAVALQKEAGPWHLTKVLGAQVRQAATSDREFEVLHDPSTGSSGATQFMGFIPQTGAPKHYHLYDEICVIIRGAGALHVGDTTQELGPGSTFHVPPRLLHAVENTGTSDLWILGVFRPAGSAAAAYYPDGRRAPNYVDERSPRSRESMTAAISCT, encoded by the coding sequence ATGCGAGAAGGACTAGTTCGCACTGAACATGATGTGACTGCGTATCGAAGCCCAGGCGACTCGGTCTCGGAGGCGTGCCTCGTCGATGGCGCCGGCTACGCCGAGGCGATGACTCAGCGGATGATGCGATGGACCCGCGGGAGGTGCCGCGCGCGGGTGGACAGTAGGAATGACCAGCTCATCTACGTGCTCTCGGGCAGGGGGCATTTGTATGCTGGCGAACAGGCCGCGATCCTGGGGGCCGGAACGGCAGCCTTCGTGCCAGCAGGGGAGAGCTGGGTCGTCGAGGTTGAAGGAGCTGATGATCTCCTAGCCTCCTGCGCCTCGGTGCCGGCCCCGCCTGGGCCGTCTGCGGTCGCGTTGCAGAAGGAAGCGGGGCCGTGGCACCTGACCAAGGTGCTCGGGGCGCAAGTGCGGCAGGCCGCGACGTCCGATCGCGAGTTCGAGGTGCTTCATGACCCGTCGACGGGCAGCAGCGGAGCAACGCAATTTATGGGCTTCATTCCGCAGACGGGCGCCCCGAAGCATTACCACCTGTACGACGAAATCTGCGTGATCATCCGGGGAGCTGGTGCCCTGCACGTCGGCGATACGACTCAGGAGCTCGGGCCGGGCTCGACGTTCCACGTGCCTCCGCGACTGTTGCATGCCGTGGAGAACACCGGCACGAGCGACTTGTGGATTTTGGGTGTCTTCCGCCCGGCAGGCTCGGCAGCCGCTGCCTACTACCCGGACGGGCGGCGCGCACCGAACTACGTCGATGAGAGATCGCCTCGCTCTCGCGAGTCGATGACGGCCGCCATCAGCTGTACATAG